One stretch of Arachis duranensis cultivar V14167 chromosome 1, aradu.V14167.gnm2.J7QH, whole genome shotgun sequence DNA includes these proteins:
- the LOC107490737 gene encoding probable acetyl-CoA acetyltransferase, cytosolic 2 gives MERSEFDGIWFLSSFSATKLGSIAIQGTLKRANIDPSLVEEVFFGNVISANVGQAPTRQAALGAGIPNSVVCTTVNKVCASGMKAVMLAAQSIQLGLNDVVVAGGMESMSNAPKYLTEARHWIKNFALPWLMETLRSLMICDFGLAKWLSPDADQQHVTRFEGTFRYSAPEYLTPGIIDEKTDVYAFGILLLEILTRRKAYAKPLIDAYNVKELVDPSLGEDYDRAGGTSFFDCFSTVN, from the exons ATGGAGAGATCTGAATTTGATGGAATATggttcctctcttctttctctgcCACCAAGCTTGGCTCGATTGCTATTCAAG GTACTCTGAAAAGGGCCAATATTGATCCATCACTTGTGGAAGAAGTCTTCTTTGGGAATGTTATTAGTGCTAATGTGGGGCAAGCTCCTACAAGACAAGCAGCCTTAGGAGCAGGAATACCCAATTCAGTTGTGTGCACCACTGTCAACAAAGTTTGTGCCTCCGGAATGAAAG CTGTAATGCTTGCTGCACAAAGTATTCAATTAGGTTTAAACGATGTTGTTGTCGCTGGTGGTATGGAAAGCATGTCTAATGCACCTAAGTATTTGACAGAAGCAAG GCATTGGATCAAGAACTTTGCTTTACCATGGTTGATGGAGACTTTAAGAAGTTTAATG ATTTGTGATTTTGGGCTTGCAAAGTGGTTGTCACCAGATGCTGATCAGCAACATGTCACAAGATTTGAAGGCACATTTAG GTATTCTGCTCCTGAATATTTGACGCCTGGCATAATAGATGAGAAAACAGATGTTTATGCATTTGGGATCCTTTTGCTGGAGATTTTAACCAGGCGTAAGGCGTAT GCAAAGCCATTAATTGATGCTTATAATGTTAAGGAGCTTGTTGATCCATCGCTTGGTGAAGATTATGACAGAGCAGGTGGAACATCTTTTTTTGACTGCTTCTCTACTGTAAATTAA